In the Hylaeus volcanicus isolate JK05 chromosome 1, UHH_iyHylVolc1.0_haploid, whole genome shotgun sequence genome, one interval contains:
- the LOC128885115 gene encoding SAGA-associated factor 29 produces MPFTADAAASQIQERLKNLYHLVHEIETQRVRSEHNLNNIIKTYEKVTPEDKVSPYYQQKLKNLYSAAVGDAQQEEEILRKALVKINEIRAIRNERRIQARNAGNKETIRRGALMKMLLSTAQTLPLYVGKSPGAKPPPLCGAIAAEPTYIAKMGDMVAALVKGSEEEENWILAEVVQFNPTTNKYEVDDIDEEQKDRHTLSRRRVVPLPLMRANPETDPHALFPKGSIVMALYPQTTCFYKAVVNQLPTTATEEYEVLFEDATYADGYSPPLNVAQRYVISIKESKKNKSQC; encoded by the coding sequence ATGCCGTTCACGGCAGACGCCGCGGCGAGCCAGATTCAAGAGCGGCTGAAGAACCTATACCACCTGGTGCACGAGATCGAAACGCAACGAGTCCGATCGGAACACAATCTAAATAACATCATAAAGACCTACGAGAAGGTGACCCCAGAGGACAAGGTGTCCCCCTACTATCAACAGAAGCTGAAGAACCTCTACAGTGCGGCGGTGGGTGACGCTCAGCAGGAGGAAGAGATCCTTCGCAAGGCGCTCGTGAAGATCAACGAGATCCGCGCGATCAGAAATGAGCGACGCATACAAGCCCGCAACGCAGGCAACAAGGAGACGATCAGACGCGGTGCACTGATGAAGATGCTGCTGAGCACCGCGCAGACCCTCCCTCTGTACGTGGGCAAGTCACCAGGAGCAAAGCCGCCTCCTTTATGCGGAGCGATAGCAGCAGAGCCAACGTACATCGCGAAGATGGGCGACATGGTGGCAGCGTTAGTTAAAGGCTCCGAGGAAGAGGAGAATTGGATACTTGCCGAGGTAGTCCAGTTCAATCCCACCACGAACAAGTACGAGGTGGACGATATCGACGAGGAGCAGAAAGATAGGCATACCTTGTCGCGACGACGCGTGGTGCCCCTCCCGTTGATGAGGGCCAACCCGGAGACCGATCCTCACGCCTTGTTCCCGAAAGGATCTATCGTGATGGCGTTGTACCCGCAAACCACCTGCTTCTATAAGGCTGTGGTGAATCAGTTGCCCACCACCGCTACCGAGGAGTACGAGGTCCTGTTTGAGGATGCCACCTACGCGGACGGGTACTCCCCGCCGTTGAACGTCGCGCAGCGTTACGTGATCTCCATCAAGGAGAGCAAGAAGAACAAGAGTCAGTGTTAA